taaattttgccccaaaaccttcaaattttacccacaaaccttcaaattttatccaaaaacctCAATATTTAGCCTAAAAACCTCCAATTTTTACCCAAAAAACTCCGTATTTAGCCTAAAAAAGTTGctacggtttaaaaaaaaattcgccccctgTGAAGAAAAATCCTACTTCCGCCACTGTTTTTAAACCCATACCACAGGCACAATCCTGTTTGTATGGTAGAACAgtaagcattttttttttttttttttcataccaAATTCAACGAGCAATGGATCTTATATTGCATCCTCGTGATGACCTGAAAACAGAACAACAGTCAGTCAGACTAGAATCATATGTACACGATAACTAAGTAGTAAGTAGCTATGAAGCCATTAAACATTATTATGAACAGCGGTTGCCTCTCCTTAGCAATATGTGAAGGAACATGCAACAGACAGAGACAAAAATAACAGGTTCCTGAAGAAATGAATAAATCAACTGAATTAGGGATAAAGAGAATACAACCAATATCATGTGGGTGTTAATCTTCTATAGACCTGAAATGGTATGAAATCTAATTAAAGGGCACTTGTCTTAAGTGCTTGTTAGTCTAAATGTATAAGAGCATTCAAAGTAAACTATAATTATGCAGAAGTTTATATTAAAAAATcagatcaaataaaaaggaaacaaAATAATCAACTCGATTATTAGATAATAGTTTCATCTGTCTATATAACGCCCCTATTAATTAACCGAACCAATTTAGGATTCAAAACCCATATTGGTTGGTTTCACCACTTGGACTATTATCAGCTTCTAAATTCCATATATCAGACAACTCGTCAACACGAACACCAAAATCTGGATATTCATAGCCTCCAACATCATTCCAAATCTCGTTACTCCCACCGGGCATTTCAGCAACCGTCTCAAACTCTGACCTCCATATATCTTCCTGTTTAACCAAACACTCGTCACTCAAATTCACTGGAGACGATAAAAAGTATTCAGTTGGGGCTTCAAAATCCAAATCAAACACACTTTCTTCTTTTATAACAAGATCTTCATTTTTATCCGAATCAACATGAACTTGTAATGGTAAAACTTCACTGTGTATATCAAGATTTCTTACCGTATCATCAACCGGATCATGTTCTTGATTCGTAACAAACTTCCGAACCTTCCTTGAAGAAGAAATTTGTCCTTGTTTCTTGAATTGTGGGGTCTGAAAAACTTTAGCTAGAGATGAGACCATCTGCTTCTGCCTATCTTCAGCAGCTTGAAGCTTTTCGTTCACTGATTCAATATATTGATGGGTCCCACGTTGCTGCTGTTGCAAATTGATAACTTCTTGCATCATTTCAAACTTATCTTTATGCAACTTTTCTATTTCGGCTTCGATTGAAAGCAAGTTTGCTTCTTCATAACCCTGTTGAGACTGAAGCGACTTGCGCCTTTGAATGTTTCTCAAAAGATGTCGTTTTCCTCGCACGAAACTTTCACAAGCAAATTCCCACCTGTCGGTATCAACCTTGCGAAATCCCTGAACTCAATTAgccataaaaatattaaacaaccgCCAACATAATATACATTATAAAGATAAAATATATTATCACCGTAAAAACTATAACTGTTATACAAAAGCATATGCAAACCATAAACAGGAGGAAGATTGTCAGCAAATCACATCAAGAACAATCCAAGTCACATACGAAAACATACGCAATCGTGTAATCCTGAGAGCAACTTAGTCAAAAATATAACTGAAGAATGAAGATTTTACCATACACGAAATCTATCTGCAACATGGTCCTTAAGCAGCGCATCTCATTAAAACAATGCTATACAGTGAAGAAAGTCAGTACATTTCTTGATAAACACAATAGTAATATTAACAAAAGGTTCAAATGAATTAAGTTACTCATCGAATTATCAATCGAATTTATTGTAAGCTATTTATTTATAAGCAAAGAGAGCAGCAAATTATCCAAGTAACCAACTCGAACTGTAATTACAAAAAAATCCTTCTTCATTATCTACATTTCATACAGAATTACATTGCAAAATATACAATAGGCTAGGAACAAGAGATAACTTACAAAAAAGCCATAAACTAAGCTACATAAGTATAAAACATGGAATAATTGACAAACAACGAAAAAATAAACATAGAAACAAATACAAAATAACATAATGACTATGGAGTCAAGTATAAAAAGCAATTATATACGCACATATGTGTTAAGTTGTCGAACAAAGCTTGACATATTGTTATGCTTGAAATTCCTTGGCAAGATAATCCTCGCAAACTCAAACGGGTCCCACACAACAAAGCTTGCACCAGTATCACTCCATGAGATGATCAGGTCTAGCCCCGGGTCATCCACCAAATCATAAGTTTTCGACAAAAATGGTGGGACTGGTGTCCCTTGTAAACAATCAAGTGGCTGTGGAACATGAACACCACCCTCACCATTTCCAATTTCTACATCATCATCTGTTACCAATTATCAAACAAAAAATTGATTACACAGAGAGTGAAGCATAGCAATTCTAGTATCATTCGCTACGTATGCATACTACTACCATAACAAATCATATCCATATTACGTAAACTacaactatatacatatataccaaTCTGCCTCCAACTGTGTGGCCATGAGGAAACCCGCCCCCCAACTGTGTGGCCATGAGGGAAACCCGCCCCCCAATTGTGTGGACAGCTGTTAGGATCACCCAGTCACTTAACCACCCACGAGTTCATCTCCTAGACAGTTATAGTTATACCCGCCCCAACGGTAAAACCCTCTCCCCTTTACCCAACGCGATGTGAGAAAGGTGACATGAGTGGAACTTCATGGGCATGGatgaaattgtgggttaatatgtagTTAACGGGGTCGAACTCCTGAACTCCTTTAAAAGAGGCAGGCACATCACATCACAACTtttacatatatttattaaaatagaaatACCAACCGTAGGAAACGGACAGGGGACGTGGGTGCTGAAACGATGGGCTGCTTTTACAGAAACGATCCATGGGTTGAAATGAGGAAGCAGGGTAGGGAAATATATAGTGAGGGTTGATAGATTATAATTgtgtacatataaaattatataatggtaatgatatatatatataggtattgtgTATATGCACTGTTCATTGTTGGTATTGATAAAAAATCTTGAGAGGCGGTGGAGATTTGGCactgttcattgttgttggtattaTGAAAACAGAGTGAAGTATCAAGGTTAGAGCAGGAAGAGTTGGCAGATATTTTTTGTTGAACGGGATTTTTACAACTGTT
The window above is part of the Rutidosis leptorrhynchoides isolate AG116_Rl617_1_P2 chromosome 1, CSIRO_AGI_Rlap_v1, whole genome shotgun sequence genome. Proteins encoded here:
- the LOC139889258 gene encoding heat stress transcription factor A-3-like, which translates into the protein MDRFCKSSPSFQHPRPLSVSYDDDVEIGNGEGGVHVPQPLDCLQGTPVPPFLSKTYDLVDDPGLDLIISWSDTGASFVVWDPFEFARIILPRNFKHNNMSSFVRQLNTYGFRKVDTDRWEFACESFVRGKRHLLRNIQRRKSLQSQQGYEEANLLSIEAEIEKLHKDKFEMMQEVINLQQQQRGTHQYIESVNEKLQAAEDRQKQMVSSLAKVFQTPQFKKQGQISSSRKVRKFVTNQEHDPVDDTVRNLDIHSEVLPLQVHVDSDKNEDLVIKEESVFDLDFEAPTEYFLSSPVNLSDECLVKQEDIWRSEFETVAEMPGGSNEIWNDVGGYEYPDFGVRVDELSDIWNLEADNSPSGETNQYGF